Proteins co-encoded in one Malus sylvestris chromosome 9, drMalSylv7.2, whole genome shotgun sequence genomic window:
- the LOC126634363 gene encoding LOB domain-containing protein 22-like: MSSSSHSHKHTHHISTTTTTTPPTKGNANANTQACAACKYQRRKCASDCILAPYFPHDRQRQFLNAHKLFGVSNIKKIIKHLDQPDKDDAMRTIIFQSDVRANDPVGGCYRIIRELQRLIEYNKAELDIVLHQLAICRAQAQQVHQQQHQNQIPIGHFYYIQQPQPPHHAVALQQEQQQQQVPYVLVQNNTNSNNNSDITNGDPHPYPHQHLHEDLSMWAMQDSVSCLGIKQCGGGMNGITNVCEDLKPFVDQIACGDDHERNNGEVIDINGDHQQRFLVTNTELLMSS; encoded by the coding sequence ATGAGTAGTAGTAGCCATAGCCATAAACACACTCATCACATTTCCACGACAACAACCACAACACCACCAACCAAAGGCAACGCCAACGCCAACACGCAGGCTTGCGCTGCGTGCAAATACCAGCGCAGAAAGTGCGCCTCCGACTGCATTCTAGCCCCCTACTTTCCCCACGACCGCCAGCGCCAGTTCCTCAACGCTCACAAGCTCTTCGGTGTCAGCAACATCAAGAAAATCATCAAACACCTTGACCAGCCGGACAAGGACGATGCCATGCGCACCATCATCTTCCAGTCTGACGTTCGCGCCAACGACCCTGTTGGCGGTTGCTACAGAATCATTCGTGAGCTGCAGCGCTTGATCGAGTACAACAAGGCCGAGCTCGACATTGTTCTTCACCAGCTAGCCATATGCAGAGCACAGGCACAACAAGTTCATCAACAACAACACCAAAACCAGATTCCAATAGGGCATTTTTATTACATTCAACAACCTCAGCCTCCTCACCATGCAGTTGCACTGCaacaagaacaacaacaacaacaagtgCCTTATGTGCTTGTTCAAAACAATACGAATAGCAACAACAATAGTGACATTACTAATGGGGACCCACATCCATATCCACATCAGCATTTGCATGAAGACTTGAGCATGTGGGCCATGCAGGATTCTGTCTCTTGCTTGGGTATCAAGCAATGTGGTGGTGGGATGAATGGGATTACCAATGTATGTGAGGATTTGAAGCCGTTCGTTGATCAGATTGCTTGTGGTGACGATCATGAGAGAAATAATGGGGAGGTGATCGATATTAATGGTGATCATCAACAAAGGTTCTTAGTGACAAACACAGAATTACTCATGTCAtcctaa